The Benincasa hispida cultivar B227 chromosome 9, ASM972705v1, whole genome shotgun sequence genome has a segment encoding these proteins:
- the LOC120085228 gene encoding thionin-like protein 2 gives MKSVVVICLIMSLVAERSTATFEDCYTKCFGECASKTPIFLLQTCAAQCVAQCFINPPSTMDSNHMDTHYFCKLGCATSICTNFSTMGDPAGDKVKSCVDSCDKKCMKD, from the exons atgaaatcagTTGTCGTAATTTGCTTGATTATGAGCTTAGTTGCTGAAAGATCCACAGCCACATTTGAGGACTGCTATACAAAGTGCTTTGGAGAGTGTGCTAGCAAAACACCAATCTTTCTCTTACAGACTTGTGCTGCACAGTGCGTGGCTCAATGCTTCATCAATCCACCTTCCACTATGGATTCCAACCATATGGACACTCATTACTTCTGCAAACTTGGTTGTGCCACTTCTATCTGCACCAACTTCAGTACCATGGGAGACCCTG CTGGGGACAAAGTAAAAAGCTGTGTGGACTCATGTGAcaaaaaatgcatgaaagatTAG